The DNA sequence TTCTGGATGCTAGAAGCTTGGATGAAGGAGACATAAGGTTGGTGGCTTGAGTGGAACAAGTGGGAATTTGCTGACGAAAACTATGGGTTTGTCAAAACTGGTTCCTGACTTCTAGCCCTTAATCAAGATCACAATTGATGGTGTGTGATATGACTTGCATGCTTGACTAATAGAGGGCCATCCAAATAGATGGTAGTCTACGTTGTTGGTCCTGATTGACTCTTAGTGAAGAGTATGACCTCACAGCAAACTAAGCTCTATCTCCTTTTATGGGTTTCATAAGCCTTTTTCACTTGACTGCTATCTTTTCTATTTGCCTCCTCCATGTCCTTTTAGGTCTTACCCTACCCTTTTTGTTCAAGTGTCCGTCTTCTAATTATATGTCAGCCTTGGTGTACTTGGAGGTCTTCATTGCATGTGCCAGACCACCTCAAATGACTGTTTTCATTTTATCCTCAATTGGGGCCAAGCCACCTTTTCTCATATAAATTCATTTCCGATTGTCTTTTCTCTAGTGCTCATGCGTCCAACTAgacattttcattcttttgtgCTAGCATTGACATTTGTTGGTCACATAGAGCACCGGATGCACTTTGATCCATTTTTCTTTAACTTagcaaagaaaatagaagatcGAAAccatttttttgggggtttgaTTTGGGTTGGCTACCATAAACAACATTTAACTCCGAGTTCATTGACCTCAGATCTATTTTCATACAGTTTATattgtttcttgaaaatattGTTCTTCTTCAAATATGGTGTCATGACTAGTTTAGCATCAGAACTTTCTTGTCTTTCCTTAGCATAGTTTTTGTACTAAACTTATCATTTAAGTCCACCGGTgctgctttttttttggtatttgttttttggtcagagCTTTTTTGGTATCAGCTGCCTTTAAAATCATACACTGTTGATTCAtaaccttattttcataatatatatgaTTTTGTTGCTCGAACTTTATTCTTCTCATTTCAGATGTTCATGTTTCAGTGATTCTGTTTCATCTTTAGTGTAGTTAATGTAGTTTTGTCTCAGATGTTTTTCATTGCCATTTATGTGTACGCTTAGGATTTTGCAGGACTTTCTACCTCTTCAATTGTAGATATTTCTTCTTGTCCATCCTTCGCCTGTAGATCTTTGAATCACACGGTTGCTTCAAATAATCaagtgagagagaggagagttagagataTTTCTTGTGTAGTTGGTCAGACTGGTGAAACAACTCCTGACCTTCTCCACCGGAGTTTTTGGGTTCGTTATATTAATGGCATGAAGCTTAAATAAGTGCCTTAAGTGTAGATATTTCTTCCTGGCCATCCTATATTTGAATGCCATATAATATGAGCAAAGCTGCTTCTTCATATACTAAGTCCTGAGAAAGTTCTTTTCTATGATACAAATTAAGTGCTTATAACTTTCTAGGACTCTTCACTGTTTAACTCCTCAGCCTTCTATAGCTAGATAAACATGGTTGCCTCAAATAATCAATGTGGACCTGCATGATCCTTCTGAACCAAAATGCAAACTTTCACTTCAAAGTTTCCCTCCATTTGAAGTTAATATACATTCAAAAATTTTCTGACTGTAATACGGTCTTAACTGATAATTTTCTTGTGTAGTTGATCAGACTGGTGAATAATGGGCATAGGGAGGATGGAGTCAAGGTTCCACATGCAGTTTTAACACATGCGATGGAACTTAAACCTTACATTGAGGAGCCACTGTCAAGTGTTGCAAAGTCAATGAGTCTTGTATCTCTTGATCTCCGCCCTCGAATAAGACAtgatttctttttatcaaacaggGGTGCTGTTGACGAGTACTGGCAAACTCTAGAATATTGTTATGCTGCTACAGATCCAAGGGCAGCTATTCACGCATTTCCTGGATCTTCTGTTCATGAagtacactctctctctctctctctctctctctctctcgatctcgatctcgatcagACTTAAGCTCTTGCAAAAGAAATGGAATGCAATGTTATTTTGGgtgttttcccttttcaatGGTCCTTACTATAGACTAGCTTTTCATAGCAGCTTGTGTTTGTAAGCTACTGGATTCTAGGACATTAAGCATCTCTCAAATGTCAATACTATAGCATGGGAGAGTGATCTGGTATGGGATACTTAAATTTTGCAGGTCTTCTTTTTCCGTTCATGGGCCTCCGTTCGGGTTATGACGGCTGAGCAACGTGCTGAACTTCGCAAGCGCATTATGACGGATGCCAATGAGAAACTTCCATACCATGAATGTGAGAAGATCGCAAAGGATCTCAATCTTACCTTAGAACAGGTGATTATCCCGTCTGTTTGAAGCTGATTGCCTGTATTAACCATCAACTTTATAGCTTGCGCCACTTATTTTATTTGCCTATTTGTATGCACACTGgtctatttttctttccaatttgtCCTGACACGCTTAACACATGAACATCTCTCCGTttcaattgaacctcaatgGAAAAGTTTCTTTCATATAATCTGCATCATAGTTTGTCCCTCTCATCAGGTGCTTCGAGTTTATTATGATAGGCGCCAAAAGCGTCTTAATACATTTCATGGCGTTCAAAATGTTTCCCGCAAACGAAAGAGATCTTCGGAAGAGGTGCTGTCAGAGCATGATGGAATTGGTGTAGTGACCGAACTTGGCCATGGTAACAATGATCTACTATCCGACAGTGCTGAGCAGTTTATTGAAGAGCAGGTTAAATTCTTACCTTCATTAGACAAGCCCGAATCTCAATGTCAAGATGCTGAACTCGATAATTGCTTGGAAGAGCCTGGACCAAACGAAGGAGACGAAGGGTGCTCGTCTAGAACTGGCCGGCATGAGCCTACAGGGACGAGAACAGCACGGCAAAGAAGGTCCTTGTGGTCAGATGAAGCAGATAGGTAAGTGGGTACAGAAGAAAGGCTAAGGATCGTTGGTAGGTTACCACCGCAATCTGTAGTTGACTGTGCGGAAAGCACTGGTTCTTTGTAGAATTGCTTGACTAATTTCCCTACCAGCTGTCAATTATTTTGTGGCAGCTTATGGGAGTGCCCCAGTGACTTTTATTTTCAGACAGTAGTATATAAAATAACTCTTCAAACTGGTCCTATTGAAACTGGGTTTATAGAGACAGTAGTTGCGCCATTTGTTGCATACATCCAGAGGATAACTCAAGTCTGAGtgttgaattatttattttgagtaCTTGAGGAAGTGGCTTGGCAAATATAGTAAGTAAAGTTTTGTCAAGTTCATATATGGACAATCTTGAACTTTGCCTTTTCCATAAGTTTTTATGGGTGGCATTAGGGATTGGCAGCCGTTAATCGAATTGGTAGCGTTGTAATGTTCTCTTCATATTCaatacttgttttttttctgttaaatcCTGACaatgttcttcaattttttcttttcaccatTTTGAATTCACTAGCGTATCTCTTCAGGCAATTGGTCATCCTATATGCAAGAAACCGAGCATTTGTTGGGGCAAAGTTTCACAGGACGGATTGGGCTTCTCTTCCTGACCTTCCTGCACCGCCAAGTGCCTGTGGCAAAAGAATGGCATCTCTCAACAAAAGTGATGCTTTTAGGAAATCTTTAATGAGGCTTTGTAACTTGCTTGGTGAACGATATACCAAGGAGCTGCAGAAGAATCAAGAAAAGCAATTCAATTGTGGTGATGATGGACAACTTGTGCGAGGTACAGCTGAGCATGGTTGCAGTGCTGGTTTCTCTACCATATCTCAAATCACTGAGCATGATGCTTTTGAGGAAGATCGATGGGATGACTTTAGTGTTGAACCCATCAAGACAGTGCTTGAGGAGGTTCTCCAGTGCAAGAGGATGAATAAGTTGGAGGTCTCTAAAAGAGTTGGATCTAGCACTAAGGAATGGTCTAATCTAAATATTGGTGCCCAGCATGTAAGTTGTAGCTTCTTTGCTCATGTGTCGTATTTCTTCtcttagagaaagaaaaatgggTTGAGATTGTTTCCAGTTGCGTCGCAAACTTTGGGTAACATTTACCTGTGTGTTACACTTGTTCCATCATTCATAGATTCCTGTACTTGCTTCAGTTTAGTTTGCTTCTCTTATAGGATTTGGTCCTCCTCAGTAACGTCCTTTCTGGTGCATAAGCAATTGTTCCATGGTAGTTTTTGTGCTGTCAGGTGATTTGTTTGCTATACTTCGGGATGATTTGTTTTACTTGCAGGATTCCCAAGTTTTGGGATATGTTTCTTCTGCTAATACCCGCAAGGATATCCAGGAGAATACTGGTGGCCAGACTAAGGGTTCTCTCCGTAGATCTAAGTCCAGCTGCCGTCGTCTTCAACGGAAATTTATCAGGCTTTGGAATGATGGAGGGCATGTCAGTGGACATATCTGTGAATCATTGGCTGTTTCGAATGCCGTAGAGCTGTTCAAGCTTGTCTTTTTGAACTCCTCAACAGCATCCGAAGTGCCAAGTCTCTTGGCAGAATCTCTACGGCGATATTCCCAACATGATCTTTTTTCAGCCTTTAGTTATCtcagagagaaaaaaattctgGTAGATCATTCTTAATAATTCCTCATTATAGGCGACATCATTTCATTAAGTTTACTTTTCATACGTTGATTTTCTTGACATGGTTCTAGTTGTTAAAATGTCACTAATAACATTGGATTACTTAGTTGCTCTCACTGAATATCTGCATGGTGCCATCTATGGACCCTTCACACATTGACTTGGTCTCGGAGATTATTCGTAAACTGTAAAAATTTGCATAGCATGGTTCTGCCTCATCTGGATATTACTTTTTCTGAATCTACAATGGATATGCTTTCCAGTTGTGTAATGAGATTGAAGGCATCGATCAGTCATGTGCCTCAATTTTGGCATAGGAATCTAGGAACTCAATTGTAGCTCCATTGGTCGAGTAACTTCACTTGTATCTGCTATTATGGGCTAGCTTCATTCCCAGCACTAGGCACTGATCTGATGGAATCTTTCGGAATTTTGTTTATGTTGGCTATTCCAGACTATTTAATATCAGTTAACACATCAAATGAATTAAGAAACTGCAGCTGGATCACCATGGTGCCCATGCTTAATTCTTTTAACTTGTCAAGCATCAATCAACCAAAATTCTGCTCTGACTTCTAGCACAGATTGCGCTTGAGGAGGCCATAAGCATTATTTTGATGCTTCAAAGTTCTGGTGCaataatcttgaaccaaaagTTTTATGCAGCACATTCATGTGAATTTGCATCCTCTTCTAAGCTTCTGGAGTAACTAGATACTGTTGTAACACTCTCGCGGGTCATCAAATAGTCCCTTCcctctttcttccttctacTGCATCCCATCTTAAAGAACTTATAATGATACCCAAAGTGCTTTCTGATGGAAATTGGGTCAACTATGTTATGGTTGCATCAAGGCCAGTTATAGATTAGAGATTCTCTTCATCTTTGGAAAGGAGCTTCTATGTTGGATGTTGCCACAGTGTTTATATTTTTGTCTAGTTAAGTATGATTTGTTGTCTTAGGGTATATCTGGATGACTATTCTatcacttttttcctttccctttccttGTAGCTTTTCAATTGGATTTCTATATGATGTGAATGCCTGAAACCTTGTAAAGCATAAAAATGTTGAGATAGAGTCTATTAGAATTGCGAATGCCCGAAACCTTGTAAAGCATAAAAATGTTGAGGTATAGAGTCTGTTAGAATTgttaaaactcaagatttgtTTGTCTACAAGTAAAGTTCAATTTATTTGTTTTCACATTTTCAGAACTCTGGAGGCAATGCAAAACGCAACTCTTTTAATGCCCTGAGAATAGACCCTtaccttttccttcttttggcaGATTGGGGGTAGTGGAAGTCAACCATTCACACTTTCTCAGAATTTTTTGCATGACATTTCAAAGTCTATGTTTCCATCCAACACTGGAAAGAGGGTTGCTAAATTTTCAAAGTGGCTTGATGAAAGGGAAAACGATCTTGATAACGAAAAGGTTGTTCCTACGGATGTTTTGCAATGTGGGGATACTATCTACCTGTTTGCTTTAGTATCTTCAGGtgaattttctctctttccctctatgCCAGAGGAAGGTGTTGGAGAAGCTGAAGAGTCGAGAAATTTGAAACGTAGAGCTGATGATAATGAATCTTATGGTGGAAGTAAATATAAGAAACTGAAGTCTACATCAGAATGTGAGGTTGTTTCCCGCAGGGAAAAAGGGTTTCCTGGTATTATTGTGTCTATACAACGCGCTACAATGTCAAAGGCTAGCTCTCTGGAGCTGTTCAAGGATGCAGAACTTCGTGCTGGGCACCTGAGTATCCAAAGTAATGATGCTCCATGCTCTATGTTGCTTCAGACAGAGAGCAATTCATCTGGTTCTGATTGTGCAAAGAAAATAGTCACTTCGGCCAACACTACCAGCATTTCAGGGCTTTCTAATGGATCAATCTGGGATTCTATGACAAGATATGCAAACGAAGTTAATTTTTCCCATACTGCTCTCGAGCAGGGAAGTGTCGTTAATCCTAATGTCTTCAGAGTTATGTATAGTGCAATTCAAAGAGCTGGTGATCAAGGACTGAGCATGCGAGAAATTTCAGATGTTGTAGACATGCCTGGTAtgtttgttttcttgttctCGTTTTGATAATTATCCTTAAAACACTATTTGGTGAAATATTCTGTAATCTCCTATTGTTTTACTTCATTTTCTGTTCCTCCTCAGGGCTAAATATGCCGGAACTTCTTGTTGAAGTGCTGCAGTTGTTTGGCTTGGCATTAAAGGTTTGTTTTACTGTTTTAAAGCAAATCTGGGACCGTGTATTTCCTTTCAAGAGTTTCTTTAGGCTGTCAATTTTTCAGCAGCAATGTGGCCGGAATTGGTGATCTTTCCTTTGTGTATCTCTTCCTTGGCATCTCCTTCTAATATCGTGTCTGATAATATTTGGCTGACAATGGTAGCAGAGTTGACCAGAGATGAATTTTGCTGATCTGCTGAGTTACATTTTGGCTGCACATGGGTATTCATTTCATAAGTGAACAATCACGTGGGATCTTATTGGGTTGGAAATAGTTAGTCGCAATTTACGCAATAAATGCTTTTTCTCTAGGAGACTGGAAGAACCTTGATTTAGAAATAAAAGCTGCAGCCTAAGAAATTGAAGCTGGCGTTCACCCTGTCACAATTGTTGAAATGGATTGCAAACTATGCACTTCTGATATTCTAATGCTTTTGAACAGGTCAATTCTTTTGACTCTGTCCGTGTTGTTAACTCTCTGTTTCgttccaaatattttttgacGTCAATTGCTGGTTCCGGTCGAGACCTAAAAGAACTATCGTCAACGGAGTCATTGATGAAGATCGGAGAAGATCACCTCATTTGTCATCCCAGGAATGATGATCTGGGTGGTGCTAATTCCGAGAGAGAAACAATCACCAATGTTGATCAAATGCATAAAGTTACCATCCTTAATCTTCCTGAAGAAATTGACGTATCTGCAGATGAGGTTCAACATAGTAATGCATTTGAAGGGCCTATGGAAGGAGAAGTCAATCTGTCAAGAGGCACTCTTGAGATTGAATGCTCCAACTTTTCGTCTGGCAGGTTATGTATGCCCATTTTGCCTTGGATTAATGGAGATGGAACTGTCAACAGGCTTGTGTACAGGGCACTCATACGCCGCGTCCTTGGTATTGTGATGTTAAATCCTGGGATATTGGAGGTACAAGCTCTCTTGCCTTAGTTACTGCATTTCTTTTTACTTCAGTCTGCCATTTATTGCGACGATCCATCTATTGTAACATCAGCACACTATTAGTGATGATTTAAGTATTAGCTGTTGCCATGTAAGTCTATTTGCTGTCAAGAGTGAAGCGACCAACTTAATCATAGTactatatcattttttttacccTTGTAGTTCTAGTGACAAGTTTGTTTTTGGCTTGAAGTTTAGTTGGCAGCTTGTAAGGCAACCCTTATATGAAGTTTGTTCTTGAGACTTTTATCTTCTCTCTGCAGGATGAGATAATTGGCCGATTGGATGTTCTAAACCCTCAGGTATGCACTGATATACATTCAAATTAGCCCACAATAAATGCGGAGGTACCTTTTCTGTCTGATGAACCTGTATGGAAAAAGAATATATTGTGTGGTTTTTGAATGATAATTGGCCCCCTCCAAATTTTGAGAACAATAACTAAAGTTCAATTAAGAGTCGGTAAAAAGAGATTACAATTTCAACTAGTCTGTCAGTATTTTCATGGAATGAGATGTTCATATGACAAATTTGCGAACCATGTAATTAGGAATTGCTGCTTCAGCATTTGTGGGTTATTGCATGCATGGATGCAATTTTGTGTGGTCAATGGTCTGTGAGACTATGGTTGACCTTCACTTGTAAATGACGTTGGGCTATTATTCTATGGTAATGTTATCATCTAGAAAACTGTAAGTGCATCTCCTTAGCAGACTCTTTCATGGACTGTAGTTGGGTTGCCTACAGTCAAAACTATTGATGCGATATGAGTTGAAGGTGAGTGATCACATGCATGCTTCATTTCTTAATTGGAGAGATTTCCTGTAACTTATGTCCTTGGGAAGGCATCCGCCTGATTTAAGAAAAACATCTGGTGCACCTATTGCCATGTTGAGATTTGCAACTGATGATGTTTTTGTAGCTATTATTGTTCTTGCTTGTACGAAAGTAATTCTTTGCAATCTTTCTGCAGAGCTGTAGAAAATTGTTAGAGCTGATGGTTCTGGATAAACACCTCAATGTCAGGAAGATGCATCAAACTCAAGGCTCTGAGCCTCCTCATGTAATGAAGTCTCTTCTTGGTGGCCATTTCAGAGAATCGAAGTTCATCTGCCGTGAGCATTTCTTTGCTAATCCAATGAGCGCGTCACTATTATAATGATGTTGTACTCTGTTGTATCCATGTAGCTGCATCTGctaaagagaaaaggaacaagaTTTAACTGTGGACTCCATGCAAATGCCTTGCGAGTGTTTACCATcttatttccttctctttttgactTATGTAGATCTTGCACGTGTGTGTAGCAGTGTAGCTATGTATACTAACGTTCTCTATCTCCGGCAGAGAAACCTTAGTTTTGCTAAGCTGTCTATCGTGATGATGGCTTTCAAGCATGTTATATCTATTTGTTAAGATTGATGTCGATGTTAGCATAGCAAGTACATATCCATCCTTGCCCTTTATTTGTTGCATGTTCTTAGTTGATCAGCAGCTATACAATTTCGCGTTAGACCGTGCGTATGCCAACAGAACTTGGATCAGTCCCCAAGCTAAGTGGTCTCTCAGCTTGAGCatgttttttttcctggttCAACTTCAGAGTTGTAAGCTTCGGATGATTGGGCTTTGCTCACTATTAACAAATTGCGGCAACGGTCTCCCATTTATGTTCTTATGTCGAATCTGATGGGTTGTATTCTAATCTGAGTTAgaacaatcacataaataatagaaaaatatatgaagtaCGGTTTACTCGGGTTCACTTTAGAATAGAGTTTTGTTCTGCAAAGAGATTTTATTATGATTTAGATTTACAGCCGCATAACTCGTTATAATGATTTCTCATACGAGCACAATATATATGATCTAAAAATGGATTCAAAACCTAAGCCTATTCAAATCCCTTTGATTTCATAATAAACGGGTCAATTTAAACACAAGTCTAAATTCGTTGTTGTTTCGAGGGCACTGTCCTCGAATTCCCGCCCGCTCATCGGCAAACGGGATTCCAGCTCGTTGACCGAG is a window from the Rhodamnia argentea isolate NSW1041297 chromosome 8, ASM2092103v1, whole genome shotgun sequence genome containing:
- the LOC115737876 gene encoding uncharacterized protein LOC115737876 isoform X3, translating into MRSFEMLTRGHGSSNQKNTQSVPVLDSVERIQSRMYPDATATKSEAMRANGFVLAKMVRAKLLHCFLWDYLHAAPDCGHDFLPTSTSDANNPHSSCRLFSLEEAIKAIPLELFLQVAGSTQKFDDMINKCKRGFCLTDLPPEEYRVLMDTQATGRLSVIIDILQRLKLIRLVNNGHREDGVKVPHAVLTHAMELKPYIEEPLSSVAKSMSLVSLDLRPRIRHDFFLSNRGAVDEYWQTLEYCYAATDPRAAIHAFPGSSVHEVFFFRSWASVRVMTAEQRAELRKRIMTDANEKLPYHECEKIAKDLNLTLEQVLRVYYDRRQKRLNTFHGVQNVSRKRKRSSEEVLSEHDGIGVVTELGHGNNDLLSDSAEQFIEEQVKFLPSLDKPESQCQDAELDNCLEEPGPNEGDEGCSSRTGRHEPTGTRTARQRRSLWSDEADRQLVILYARNRAFVGAKFHRTDWASLPDLPAPPSACGKRMASLNKSDAFRKSLMRLCNLLGERYTKELQKNQEKQFNCGDDGQLVRGTAEHGCSAGFSTISQITEHDAFEEDRWDDFSVEPIKTVLEEVLQCKRMNKLEVSKRVGSSTKEWSNLNIGAQHDSQVLGYVSSANTRKDIQENTGGQTKGSLRRSKSSCRRLQRKFIRLWNDGGHVSGHICESLAVSNAVELFKLVFLNSSTASEVPSLLAESLRRYSQHDLFSAFSYLREKKILIGGSGSQPFTLSQNFLHDISKSMFPSNTGKRVAKFSKWLDERENDLDNEKVVPTDVLQCGDTIYLFALVSSGEFSLFPSMPEEGVGEAEESRNLKRRADDNESYGGSKYKKLKSTSECEVVSRREKGFPGIIVSIQRATMSKASSLELFKDAELRAGHLSIQSNDAPCSMLLQTESNSSGSDCAKKIVTSANTTSISGLSNGSIWDSMTRYANEVNFSHTALEQGSVVNPNVFRVMYSAIQRAGDQGLSMREISDVVDMPGLNMPELLVEVLQLFGLALKVNSFDSVRVVNSLFRSKYFLTSIAGSGRDLKELSSTESLMKIGEDHLICHPRNDDLGGANSERETITNVDQMHKVTILNLPEEIDVSADEVQHSNAFEGPMEGEVNLSRGTLEIECSNFSSGRLCMPILPWINGDGTVNRLVYRALIRRVLGIVMLNPGILEDEIIGRLDVLNPQSCRKLLELMVLDKHLNVRKMHQTQGSEPPHVMKSLLGGHFRESKFICREHFFANPMSASLL
- the LOC115737876 gene encoding uncharacterized protein LOC115737876 isoform X1, giving the protein MDSITSSALEEICSTGTAGLSLPSLWSKLAPTVSSSGLDLSPGVKSSIWGGLLKNPNLEFRGRGRALGPADGTIQRFEDAEKVDLKVVANESLRDVFVGLYDAQFATANIKSNQRRVLERLALGRMKGVTQSQLSKEFGMGGKYMFYILKSLESRGLIMKHSALVRTNEPGAEGESINSSSVTTNVLYLYRYAKQLGLQQKFEITKDEEQTYEGFEDSSETFVSEECFPGDYAKENVVVKDYQPIMKAICDKLEATEDKVLVVSDVKQHLGYHGAPSAHRAWRNICRRLKDAHLVEEFEAKVNGKVQKCLRLLKNFPRESIEPQPLGSGKSDQGEEFLNFGRRSLVTEQTAELPIEHQVFDMIDAEGPNGLAMKEACKRLGIGNKQNHSRLLNMFSRFGIHLEAQNSKKGFVYRAWTPENFNKVSADAFAFKEKSVDSGSGNSKLDPVDKVAPYLPENFTSSSEDPFVQLNSTEILSELSCGNKGDIEADNVLASVVEPKGLLHQPEVSGPNSEVDFVALPNEKSIVPSEASPPSLRSCKSESHQRYPCLSLTADGARREQRILEKVQREKFILRGELYRWLVSFEKDKCTTMDRKTIDRIVNKLQKQGQCKCAYLKVPTVTNCRRTRSIQVVLHPSIQNLSPELISEIHDRMRSFEMLTRGHGSSNQKNTQSVPVLDSVERIQSRMYPDATATKSEAMRANGFVLAKMVRAKLLHCFLWDYLHAAPDCGHDFLPTSTSDANNPHSSCRLFSLEEAIKAIPLELFLQVAGSTQKFDDMINKCKRGFCLTDLPPEEYRVLMDTQATGRLSVIIDILQRLKLIRLVNNGHREDGVKVPHAVLTHAMELKPYIEEPLSSVAKSMSLVSLDLRPRIRHDFFLSNRGAVDEYWQTLEYCYAATDPRAAIHAFPGSSVHEVFFFRSWASVRVMTAEQRAELRKRIMTDANEKLPYHECEKIAKDLNLTLEQVLRVYYDRRQKRLNTFHGVQNVSRKRKRSSEEVLSEHDGIGVVTELGHGNNDLLSDSAEQFIEEQVKFLPSLDKPESQCQDAELDNCLEEPGPNEGDEGCSSRTGRHEPTGTRTARQRRSLWSDEADRQLVILYARNRAFVGAKFHRTDWASLPDLPAPPSACGKRMASLNKSDAFRKSLMRLCNLLGERYTKELQKNQEKQFNCGDDGQLVRGTAEHGCSAGFSTISQITEHDAFEEDRWDDFSVEPIKTVLEEVLQCKRMNKLEVSKRVGSSTKEWSNLNIGAQHDSQVLGYVSSANTRKDIQENTGGQTKGSLRRSKSSCRRLQRKFIRLWNDGGHVSGHICESLAVSNAVELFKLVFLNSSTASEVPSLLAESLRRYSQHDLFSAFSYLREKKILIGGSGSQPFTLSQNFLHDISKSMFPSNTGKRVAKFSKWLDERENDLDNEKVVPTDVLQCGDTIYLFALVSSGEFSLFPSMPEEGVGEAEESRNLKRRADDNESYGGSKYKKLKSTSECEVVSRREKGFPGIIVSIQRATMSKASSLELFKDAELRAGHLSIQSNDAPCSMLLQTESNSSGSDCAKKIVTSANTTSISGLSNGSIWDSMTRYANEVNFSHTALEQGSVVNPNVFRVMYSAIQRAGDQGLSMREISDVVDMPGLNMPELLVEVLQLFGLALKVNSFDSVRVVNSLFRSKYFLTSIAGSGRDLKELSSTESLMKIGEDHLICHPRNDDLGGANSERETITNVDQMHKVTILNLPEEIDVSADEVQHSNAFEGPMEGEVNLSRGTLEIECSNFSSGRLCMPILPWINGDGTVNRLVYRALIRRVLGIVMLNPGILEDEIIGRLDVLNPQSCRKLLELMVLDKHLNVRKMHQTQGSEPPHVMKSLLGGHFRESKFICREHFFANPMSASLL
- the LOC115737876 gene encoding uncharacterized protein LOC115737876 isoform X2, whose protein sequence is MAVLRMKGVTQSQLSKEFGMGGKYMFYILKSLESRGLIMKHSALVRTNEPGAEGESINSSSVTTNVLYLYRYAKQLGLQQKFEITKDEEQTYEGFEDSSETFVSEECFPGDYAKENVVVKDYQPIMKAICDKLEATEDKVLVVSDVKQHLGYHGAPSAHRAWRNICRRLKDAHLVEEFEAKVNGKVQKCLRLLKNFPRESIEPQPLGSGKSDQGEEFLNFGRRSLVTEQTAELPIEHQVFDMIDAEGPNGLAMKEACKRLGIGNKQNHSRLLNMFSRFGIHLEAQNSKKGFVYRAWTPENFNKVSADAFAFKEKSVDSGSGNSKLDPVDKVAPYLPENFTSSSEDPFVQLNSTEILSELSCGNKGDIEADNVLASVVEPKGLLHQPEVSGPNSEVDFVALPNEKSIVPSEASPPSLRSCKSESHQRYPCLSLTADGARREQRILEKVQREKFILRGELYRWLVSFEKDKCTTMDRKTIDRIVNKLQKQGQCKCAYLKVPTVTNCRRTRSIQVVLHPSIQNLSPELISEIHDRMRSFEMLTRGHGSSNQKNTQSVPVLDSVERIQSRMYPDATATKSEAMRANGFVLAKMVRAKLLHCFLWDYLHAAPDCGHDFLPTSTSDANNPHSSCRLFSLEEAIKAIPLELFLQVAGSTQKFDDMINKCKRGFCLTDLPPEEYRVLMDTQATGRLSVIIDILQRLKLIRLVNNGHREDGVKVPHAVLTHAMELKPYIEEPLSSVAKSMSLVSLDLRPRIRHDFFLSNRGAVDEYWQTLEYCYAATDPRAAIHAFPGSSVHEVFFFRSWASVRVMTAEQRAELRKRIMTDANEKLPYHECEKIAKDLNLTLEQVLRVYYDRRQKRLNTFHGVQNVSRKRKRSSEEVLSEHDGIGVVTELGHGNNDLLSDSAEQFIEEQVKFLPSLDKPESQCQDAELDNCLEEPGPNEGDEGCSSRTGRHEPTGTRTARQRRSLWSDEADRQLVILYARNRAFVGAKFHRTDWASLPDLPAPPSACGKRMASLNKSDAFRKSLMRLCNLLGERYTKELQKNQEKQFNCGDDGQLVRGTAEHGCSAGFSTISQITEHDAFEEDRWDDFSVEPIKTVLEEVLQCKRMNKLEVSKRVGSSTKEWSNLNIGAQHDSQVLGYVSSANTRKDIQENTGGQTKGSLRRSKSSCRRLQRKFIRLWNDGGHVSGHICESLAVSNAVELFKLVFLNSSTASEVPSLLAESLRRYSQHDLFSAFSYLREKKILIGGSGSQPFTLSQNFLHDISKSMFPSNTGKRVAKFSKWLDERENDLDNEKVVPTDVLQCGDTIYLFALVSSGEFSLFPSMPEEGVGEAEESRNLKRRADDNESYGGSKYKKLKSTSECEVVSRREKGFPGIIVSIQRATMSKASSLELFKDAELRAGHLSIQSNDAPCSMLLQTESNSSGSDCAKKIVTSANTTSISGLSNGSIWDSMTRYANEVNFSHTALEQGSVVNPNVFRVMYSAIQRAGDQGLSMREISDVVDMPGLNMPELLVEVLQLFGLALKVNSFDSVRVVNSLFRSKYFLTSIAGSGRDLKELSSTESLMKIGEDHLICHPRNDDLGGANSERETITNVDQMHKVTILNLPEEIDVSADEVQHSNAFEGPMEGEVNLSRGTLEIECSNFSSGRLCMPILPWINGDGTVNRLVYRALIRRVLGIVMLNPGILEDEIIGRLDVLNPQSCRKLLELMVLDKHLNVRKMHQTQGSEPPHVMKSLLGGHFRESKFICREHFFANPMSASLL